A window from Myripristis murdjan chromosome 11, fMyrMur1.1, whole genome shotgun sequence encodes these proteins:
- the tmem238a gene encoding transmembrane protein 238a, protein MALCDGLSHCKLALAFAVLMDLLGGAALLLGVFAPLEVKGQDFGDLLVYTGALLVLMSLGGWVLWYSGNIEGLTSRRELGHIGSAVDRLARNLSRKIRTYRSHL, encoded by the exons ATGGCTCTATGTGACGGCCTGTCGCACTGCAAACTGGCTCTGGCCTTCGCCGTGCTGATGGACCTGCTGGGAGGAGCTGCCCTGCTGCTGGGGGTCTTCGCCCctctggaggtcaaaggtcaagacTTTGGAGACTTACTGGTCTACACAG GGGCGCTGCTGGTGCTCATGTCGTTGGGCGGCTGGGTGCTGTGGTACAGCGGGAACATCGAGGGCCTGACGTCCCGGAGGGAGCTGGGACACATCGGCAGCGCCGTGGACCGACTGGCTCGCAACCTCAGCCGCAAGATCCGCACCTACAGGAGCCACCTGTGA
- the LOC115367217 gene encoding visinin-like gives MGNSKSGAVSKEILEDLKLNTKFTEMEIVQWYENFKRQCPTGRISKEEFQSIYSKFFPESDANTYAQHVFRSFDTNEDGTLDFKEYIIALHMTSTGKTTSKLEWAFSLFDVDKNGYITKSEVKEICTAIFKLIPKDEQADLPDDENTAEKRADKLWQFFEKGENDRVAEGEFIKGVMDNDGALRLIQYEPGK, from the exons ATGGGTAACTCAAAGAGCGGTGCTGTGTCCAAGGAGATCCTGGAGGACCTGAAGCTCAACACCAAATTCACAGAGATGGAGATCGTCCAGTGGTACGAGAACTTCAAGAGGCAGTGTCCGACAGGCCGCATCAGCAAAGAGGAGTTCCAGTCCATTTACAGCAAGTTCTTCCCGGAAAGCGATGCCAACACGTACGCCCAGCACGTTTTCCGCTCCTTCGACACCAACGAAGACGGCACACTGGACTTCAAGGAGTACATCATCGCCCTCCACATGACATCTACAGGGAAGACCACCAGCAAACTGGAATGGGCCTTCTCACTGTTCGATGTGGACAAGAATGGATACATCACCAAGTCAGAGGTCAAGGAAATCTGCACG GCAATTTTCAAGCTGATTCCCAAAGACGAACAGGCTGACCTACCTGACGATGAAAACACAGCTGAGAAGAGGGCAGACAAACTCTGGCAGTTCTTTGAGAAaggagaaaatg ACCGAGTGGCAGAGGGGGAGTTTATCAAGGGAGTGATGGACAATGACGGTGCCCTGCGTCTCATTCAGTACGAGCCTGGGAAGTAA
- the LOC115367915 gene encoding coiled-coil domain-containing protein 106-like isoform X2 — protein sequence MNPPTARDDSDPPGGGGGGGGLYLDSYEVSFPLDESMERPPGYHLSHGQHMMDEPAVSEPHSQYSPFILISNLRTHLYVALEKNGWLLKRVEELEDERNFLRCQLERLIVSMRSQEEWAADPQRAVKVQPPELPSPPSPMTTRSGMTLKRLHGDGPRPRRVKQEYHMEEDKYYTEDEYVEEEEEEEEDEDSSVEKGSKKKGRGGRAGGESRVKMRRIFRITHGRERQRVKDPDGVLIRYKKILSTYQRVRSMSRAFQIHGVDRNTMASTSPIAELLLVAPEKVAEVGEFEASKEKLLDYARRCYKAMDEPTHAKVQSMKKSHKLLPISYRFRN from the exons ATGAACCCCCCCACTGCCAGGGATGACTCTGACCCACCAG gaggaggaggaggaggaggggggctgtATCTGGACAGCTATGAGGTCTCCTTCCCCCTGGACGAGAGCATGGAGCGTCCGCCTGGCTATCACCTCAGCCACGGGCAGCACATGATGGACG AGCCGGCGGTGTCGGAGCCTCACTCCCAGTACAGCCCGTTCATCCTGATCTCGAACCTGCGCACTCACCTGTACGTGGCCCTGGAGAAGAACGGCTGGCTGCTGAAGCgcgtggaggagctggaggacgaGCGCAACTTCCTGCGCTGCCAGCTGGAGCGGCTCATCGTCAGCATGAGGAGCCAGGAGG AGTGGGCTGCCGACCCGCAGCGAGCTGTGAAGGTGCAGCCTCCTGAGCTGCCCTCGCCTCCCTCTCCCATGACCACCCGCTCCGGGATGACGCTCAAACGCCTGCATGGAGACGGCCCTCGCCCCCGCCGAg TCAAACAGGAGTACCACATGGAGGAGGATAAATACTACACAGAGGATGAGTacgtggaggaggaggaggaggaggaagaggacgaggacTCGTCAGTGGAGAAAGGATCCAAGAAGAAGGGGCGAGGAGGCCGAGCCGGCGGCGAGTCGAGggtgaagatgaggaggatCTTCAGGATCACCCACGGGAGGGAGCGGCAGAGAG TCAAAGATCCAGACGGGGTGCTGATCCGCTACAAGAAGATCCTGTCCACCTACCAGCGGGTCAGGAGCATGTCCAGAGCCTTCCAGATCCACGGAGTCGACCGCAACACCATGGCCTCCACCTCGCCCATCGccgagctgctgctggtggcgCCCGAGAAG GTGGCCGAGGTGGGCGAGTTCGAGGCGTCCAAAGAGAAGCTGCTGGATTACGCGCGGCGCTGCTACAAGGCCATGGACGAGCCGACGCACGCCAAAGTGCAGAGCATGAAGAAGAGCCACAAGCTGCTGCCCATCTCCTACCGGTTCAGAAACTGA
- the LOC115367915 gene encoding coiled-coil domain-containing protein 106-like isoform X1 produces MNPPTARDDSDPPAGGGGGGGGLYLDSYEVSFPLDESMERPPGYHLSHGQHMMDEPAVSEPHSQYSPFILISNLRTHLYVALEKNGWLLKRVEELEDERNFLRCQLERLIVSMRSQEEWAADPQRAVKVQPPELPSPPSPMTTRSGMTLKRLHGDGPRPRRVKQEYHMEEDKYYTEDEYVEEEEEEEEDEDSSVEKGSKKKGRGGRAGGESRVKMRRIFRITHGRERQRVKDPDGVLIRYKKILSTYQRVRSMSRAFQIHGVDRNTMASTSPIAELLLVAPEKVAEVGEFEASKEKLLDYARRCYKAMDEPTHAKVQSMKKSHKLLPISYRFRN; encoded by the exons ATGAACCCCCCCACTGCCAGGGATGACTCTGACCCACCAG caggaggaggaggaggaggaggggggctgtATCTGGACAGCTATGAGGTCTCCTTCCCCCTGGACGAGAGCATGGAGCGTCCGCCTGGCTATCACCTCAGCCACGGGCAGCACATGATGGACG AGCCGGCGGTGTCGGAGCCTCACTCCCAGTACAGCCCGTTCATCCTGATCTCGAACCTGCGCACTCACCTGTACGTGGCCCTGGAGAAGAACGGCTGGCTGCTGAAGCgcgtggaggagctggaggacgaGCGCAACTTCCTGCGCTGCCAGCTGGAGCGGCTCATCGTCAGCATGAGGAGCCAGGAGG AGTGGGCTGCCGACCCGCAGCGAGCTGTGAAGGTGCAGCCTCCTGAGCTGCCCTCGCCTCCCTCTCCCATGACCACCCGCTCCGGGATGACGCTCAAACGCCTGCATGGAGACGGCCCTCGCCCCCGCCGAg TCAAACAGGAGTACCACATGGAGGAGGATAAATACTACACAGAGGATGAGTacgtggaggaggaggaggaggaggaagaggacgaggacTCGTCAGTGGAGAAAGGATCCAAGAAGAAGGGGCGAGGAGGCCGAGCCGGCGGCGAGTCGAGggtgaagatgaggaggatCTTCAGGATCACCCACGGGAGGGAGCGGCAGAGAG TCAAAGATCCAGACGGGGTGCTGATCCGCTACAAGAAGATCCTGTCCACCTACCAGCGGGTCAGGAGCATGTCCAGAGCCTTCCAGATCCACGGAGTCGACCGCAACACCATGGCCTCCACCTCGCCCATCGccgagctgctgctggtggcgCCCGAGAAG GTGGCCGAGGTGGGCGAGTTCGAGGCGTCCAAAGAGAAGCTGCTGGATTACGCGCGGCGCTGCTACAAGGCCATGGACGAGCCGACGCACGCCAAAGTGCAGAGCATGAAGAAGAGCCACAAGCTGCTGCCCATCTCCTACCGGTTCAGAAACTGA